A region of Streptomyces paludis DNA encodes the following proteins:
- a CDS encoding 5-oxoprolinase subunit B family protein, producing MTPPPALSVRAVGSAALIVDLAGTGEVLALRAALEREIPNGVRELIAAARTLLITYDPAATGHEALAAEVTRRAAAVTGGATGDTPGAAGAALAPLTVPVRYDGPDLAQAAALTGLTTAQVIARHTAPDYTVAFAGFAPGFGYLTGTDPALRLPRRAEPRTEVPAGAVAVADGFTGIYPRSSPGGWQLLGTTSLPLWDERRDPPALLVPGRTVRLREVPR from the coding sequence ATGACGCCGCCGCCGGCTCTTTCGGTGCGTGCCGTGGGCAGCGCGGCGCTGATCGTCGACCTCGCCGGCACCGGCGAGGTGCTCGCCCTGCGGGCCGCGCTGGAGCGTGAAATCCCGAATGGTGTAAGGGAGTTGATCGCCGCCGCCCGTACCCTGCTGATCACCTACGACCCGGCGGCCACCGGGCACGAGGCGCTGGCCGCCGAGGTGACGCGCCGGGCCGCCGCCGTGACGGGCGGCGCGACCGGCGATACACCGGGCGCGGCGGGGGCCGCTCTCGCACCGCTGACCGTGCCCGTACGGTACGACGGCCCAGACCTCGCCCAGGCCGCCGCCCTGACCGGGCTGACGACGGCCCAGGTGATCGCCCGGCACACCGCGCCCGACTACACCGTGGCCTTCGCCGGCTTCGCCCCCGGCTTCGGCTATCTGACCGGGACGGACCCGGCCCTGCGGCTGCCCCGGCGCGCCGAGCCGCGTACGGAGGTGCCCGCCGGGGCCGTCGCGGTGGCGGACGGGTTCACCGGGATCTACCCTCGCTCCTCGCCGGGCGGCTGGCAGCTCCTCGGCACGACCTCGCTCCCCCTCTGGGACGAGCGGCGCGATCCGCCGGCCCTGCTGGTCCCGGGCCGGACCGT
- the ychF gene encoding redox-regulated ATPase YchF: protein MSLTIGIVGLPNVGKSTLFNALTKNDVLAANYPFATIEPNVGVVGVPDPRLNQLAEIFGSQKILPATVDFVDIAGIVRGASEGEGLGNKFLANIRESDAICQVIRAFKDENVVHVDGKVSPKDDIETINTELILADLQTIEKVLPRLQRESRIKKDVVSQVKAIEEAQAILERGDTLFSAGIVQGTEKAEPLRELHLLTTKPFLYVFNVDEEELTDDAFKADQRALVAPAEAIFLNAKLESDLAELDDEEALELLQSVGQQDPGLATLAHVGFRTLGLQTYLTAGPKESRAWTIKQGATAPEAAGVIHTDFQKGFIKAEVISFADLIETGSVADARAAGKARMEGKEYVMQDGDVVEFRFNV from the coding sequence GTGTCGCTCACGATCGGAATCGTCGGTCTGCCGAATGTCGGCAAGTCGACCCTGTTCAACGCCCTGACCAAGAACGACGTGCTGGCGGCCAACTACCCGTTCGCCACCATCGAGCCCAACGTCGGCGTCGTCGGCGTCCCCGACCCGCGGCTGAACCAGCTCGCGGAGATCTTCGGCTCCCAGAAGATCCTCCCGGCCACGGTCGACTTCGTCGACATCGCGGGCATCGTGCGCGGCGCCTCGGAGGGCGAGGGGCTGGGCAACAAGTTCCTGGCGAACATCCGTGAGTCCGACGCGATCTGCCAGGTCATCCGGGCCTTCAAGGACGAGAACGTCGTCCACGTCGACGGCAAGGTCTCGCCCAAGGACGACATCGAGACGATCAACACCGAGCTGATCCTCGCCGACCTCCAGACCATCGAGAAGGTCCTGCCGCGCCTCCAGCGCGAGTCGCGCATCAAGAAGGACGTGGTGAGCCAGGTCAAGGCGATCGAGGAGGCCCAGGCCATCCTGGAGCGGGGCGACACCCTCTTCTCGGCCGGCATCGTCCAGGGCACGGAGAAGGCCGAGCCGCTGCGCGAACTGCACCTGCTCACGACGAAGCCGTTCCTCTACGTCTTCAACGTGGACGAGGAAGAGCTGACCGACGACGCCTTCAAGGCCGACCAGCGCGCCCTGGTCGCCCCCGCCGAGGCCATCTTCCTCAACGCCAAGCTGGAGTCCGACCTCGCCGAACTCGACGACGAGGAAGCCCTCGAACTCCTCCAGTCCGTAGGCCAGCAGGACCCCGGCCTCGCCACCCTCGCCCACGTGGGCTTCCGCACCCTCGGCCTCCAGACCTACCTCACGGCCGGCCCCAAGGAATCCCGCGCCTGGACCATCAAACAGGGCGCCACGGCCCCCGAGGCGGCCGGTGTCATCCACACCGACTTCCAGAAGGGCTTCATCAAGGCCGAGGTCATCTCCTTCGCCGACCTGATCGAAACCGGCTCAGTAGCCGACGCCCGCGCAGCCGGCAAGGCCCGCATGGAGGGCAAGGAGTACGTGATGCAGGACGGCGACGTGGTGGAGTTCCGCTTCAACGTCTGA
- a CDS encoding LamB/YcsF family protein, with the protein MKRIDLNSDLGEGFGAWRLGDDDALLSVVTSANVACGFHAGDPTVMRKVCEGAARRGVAIGAQVGYRDLAGFGRRFIDMDPAELVNDVLYQLAALDGFARVAGARVAYVKPHGALYNAIVHHEEQAAAVVTAVRLYDPALPVLGLPGSAWLRRAGEAGLRCVREAFADRAYTPSGTLVPRREPGAVLHDPDAIVARCLRLVTDGVIRAVDGTEVPVEADSLCVHGDTPDAVAIARLLHAELTRAGHGPRPFTGR; encoded by the coding sequence ATGAAACGGATTGATCTGAACAGCGACCTCGGCGAAGGCTTCGGCGCGTGGCGGCTGGGGGACGACGACGCCCTGCTCTCCGTCGTGACCAGCGCCAACGTCGCCTGCGGCTTCCACGCGGGCGACCCGACCGTGATGCGGAAGGTCTGCGAGGGCGCCGCCCGGCGCGGGGTCGCGATCGGGGCCCAGGTCGGCTACCGCGATCTGGCCGGCTTCGGCAGGCGCTTCATCGACATGGACCCGGCGGAACTCGTCAACGACGTCCTCTACCAGCTCGCCGCCCTCGACGGCTTCGCCCGGGTGGCCGGGGCGCGGGTCGCGTACGTCAAACCGCACGGCGCCCTCTACAACGCGATCGTCCACCACGAGGAGCAGGCCGCCGCCGTGGTGACGGCCGTACGGCTGTACGACCCGGCCCTGCCGGTGCTCGGGCTGCCCGGCAGCGCGTGGCTGCGGCGGGCCGGGGAGGCCGGACTCCGCTGTGTGCGGGAGGCGTTCGCCGACCGGGCGTACACGCCGAGCGGCACCCTCGTGCCGCGCCGTGAGCCCGGCGCGGTCCTGCACGACCCCGACGCGATCGTCGCCCGCTGTCTGCGGCTGGTCACCGACGGGGTGATCCGCGCCGTCGACGGCACCGAGGTCCCGGTCGAGGCCGACTCCCTGTGCGTGCACGGCGACACCCCGGACGCGGTGGCGATCGCCCGGCTGCTGCACGCGGAACTCACCCGCGCGGGCCACGGTCCCCGGCCCTTCACCGGCCGATGA